GCTTTACCTGGCTTATAATGCTCCGCACCTGCCAAACGACAACCCTGCACCAGAGCAATATCAGAAGCAATTTAATACCGGTAGCCAAACAGCAGATAACTACTACGCTTCCGTTTATTCTGTTGATCAGGGCGTAAAACGCATTCTTGAACAACTAAAGAAAAACGGACAGTATGACAATACAATTATTCTATTTACCTCCGATAATGGTGCAGTTATCGATGGTCCTCTGCCGCTGAACGGAGCGCAAAAAGGCTATAAGAGCCAGACTTATCCTGGCGGTACCCATACACCAATGTTTATGTGGTGGAAAGGAAAACTTCAGCCCGGTAATTATGACAAGCTGATTTCCGCAATGGATTTCTACCCGACAGCTCTTGATGCAGCCGATATCAGCATTCCAAAAGAGCTAAAATTGGATGGTGTTTCATTGCTGCCCTGGTTGCAAGATAAGAAACAAGGTGAGCCACATAAAAATCTGACATGGATAACATCTTATTCTCACTGGTTTGATGAGGAAAATATTCCCTTCTGGGATAATTACCACAAATTTGTCCGCCATCAGTCAGACGATTACCCGCATAACCCCAACACCGAAGATTTAAGCCAATTCTCTTATACGGTGAGAAATAACGATTATTCGCTAGTCTATACAGTAGAAAACAATCAGTTAGGTCTATACAAACTGACAGATCTACAGCAAAAAGATAACCTTGCCGCCGCCAATCCGCAGGTCGTTAAAGAGATGCAAGGTGTGGTAAGAGAGTTTATCGACAAAAGCCAGCCACCGCTTAGCGAGGTAAATCAGGCGAAGTTTAACAATATCAAGAAAGCACTAAGCGAAGCGAAATAACTAAACCTTCATGCGGCGGATTTTTCCGCCGCCTTATTGAGCGAGATAGCGATGCACGTTACAGCCAAGCCCTCCAGTTTTCAATGTAATCTCAAATGTGATTACTGTTTTTACCTTGAAAAAGAGTCGCAGTTTACTCATGAAAAATGGATGGATGACAGCACTCTGAAAGAGTTCATCAAACAATATATCGCAGCGTCTGGCAATCAGGTCTATTTTACCTGGCAAGGCGGTGAACCCACTCTGGCTGGCCTGGATTTTTTCCGTAAAGTTATTCACTATCAACAACGCTATGCAGGCCAAAAACGTATTTTTAATGCATTACAAACGAATGGCATTTTATTGAATAATGAATGGTGTGCCTTTCTCAAAGAACATGAGTTTCTGGTTGGTATCTCGATCGATGGACCCCAGGAGCTACATGACCGTTACAGACGCAGTAATTCAGGTAACGGTACTTTTGCAAAAGTGATAGCAGCCATCGAGCGTCTGAAATCATATCAAGTAGAGTTTAATACGTTAACCGTCATTAATAACGTTAATGTCCATTACCCTCTTGAGGTTTATCATTTTTTAAAATCTATCGGCAGTAAACATATGCAATTTATCGAATTGCTCGAAACCGGGACGCCGAATATTGATTTCAGTGGTCATAGTGAGAACACATTCCGTATCATTGATTTTTCTGTGCCTCCCACGGCTTATGGCAAGTTTATGTCAACCATTTTTATGCAATGGGTTAAAAACGATGTGGGTGAAATTTTCATCCGTCAGTTTGAAAGCTTTGTCAGCCGTTTTTTGGGGAATGGGCATACCAGTTGTATTTTCCAGGAGTCCTGCAAGGATAATCTGGTTGTTGAAAGTAATGGAGACATTTACGAATGCGACCATTTTGTCTATCCACAGTACAAAATTGGAAACATTAATAAATCTGAACTCAAAACGATGAATAGTGTTCAACTGACAGCGCAAAAAAAACGGATTTCAGCGAAATGTCAGCAATGTGCATATAAACCTATCTGCAATGGTGGTTGCCCTAAACATCGTATTACTAAAGTAAACAATGAAACTGTTTCCTATTTTTGCGAAGGTTATAAAATCCTTTTTTCAACCATGGTGCCTTATATGAACGCCATGGTGGAGTTAGCTAAGAACAGAGTTCCGCTTTACCACATTATGGATGTTGCAAAACAAATGGAGAATAATTAATAACGCTCCCCCTTAGTTCCATTCTTAGCCTCCTTCTTATGACCTTAACAAGGCACCCGACATAAATACCTGTCGGGTGTTTCGTCTTCATCATCTTCCTTTGCGTAAATCCTGGCTTACGAGGTATGCGTCAGGGCATTAGCAATACTCTTGATTATCAATAGCATAACCATAACCACTGAAAATGAAATATTTCTTTATATTTCATATTGTTAAATGACACTTAAATAAATTTCATCAGTAAATCATTGCCATAGATAATCATTGGATGGCACAATCAATTTCCGCTAATGATAACCATTCCCATTACGTTTTGTATGTTGATAGCAAAGTATCTCTGTCTGCTGAAGCCCTTTTGGCTGCGTAAGAATAATAAAACTTCAGTGTTGTTAATCATTATTATCCTCGCCATGATCCTTGGCGTGGTTAAAATTCAGGTCTGGTTAAACGACTGGAATAATGATTTTTTCAATGCGCTAAGCCAGAAAGAAACTGATAAGCTTTGGCAGCTTATCCTTTGGTTCCCTGCCCTGCTGGGGATCTTTGTATTAATATCCGTAAACAAAACGTGGCTAATTAAACTACTGACTATTCGCTGGCGCGAATGGTTAACGGATTACTACCTTAATCGCTGGTTTGCAGATAAAAACTACTACTTCACGCAGATCTACGGCGAGCATAAAAATACAGATAACCCTGACCAACGTATCGCTGAAGACATTCTCTTACTGATCAGCAAAACGCTCAGCCTTTCATTTGGCTTCATCCAGTCACTTAGCATGCTGATCACCTTTACCGTTATTCTTTGGCAAAGCGCGGGTACGCTCTCATTCACTGTTGGTGGAACTGAATGGAGTATCCAGGGGTATATGGTCTATACCGTCGTGCTCATTGTGATCGGTGGAACTTTATTTACCCATAAGGTTGGTAAACGTATTCGTCCGCTTAATGTGGAAAAACAACGTAGCGAAGCGACATTTCGAACTAATCTTGTGCAGCATAATAAGCAGGCAGAACTGATTGCGCTAAGCAATGCTGAGTCTCTACAACGCCAGGAGTTGAGCGAAAATTTTCATACCATTAAAGAGAACTGGCATCGTTTAATGAATCGTCAGCGGTGGCTTGATTACTGGCAGAATATTTATTCGCGCTCGCTTAGCGTTCTTCCCTACTTTCTGTTATTGCCGCAGTTTATTAGCGGACAGATCAATCTGGGCGGACTGATGAAATCACGCCAGGCATTTATGCTGGTATCGAACAATTTAAGCTGGTTTATTTATAAATATGATGAACTTGCTGAACTGGCTGCGGTTATCGATCGCTTGTATGAGTTCCATCAACTCACCGAACAGCGCCCTACGAATAAGCCTAAAAATTGCCAACATGCGGTACAAGTGGCTGACGCGAGTATTCGTACTCCTGATAATAAGATCATATTAGAGAACCTGAACTTTCATGTTTCGCCAGGCAAATGGCTATTGCTGAAAGGTTACTCTGGTGCGGGAAAAACCACACTGCTTAAAACATTATCCCACTGCTGGCCGTGGTTTAAAGGTGATATTTCTTCTCCTGCTGACAGTTGGTATGTGTCACAAACACCGTTACTCAAAACCGGCTTACTGAAAGAGATTATTTGTAAAGCACTTCCCCTGTCCGTAGACGATAAATCGTTGAGCGAAGTACTGCATCAGGTTGGTCTGGGGAAATTGGCTGCGCGTATTCATGATCACGATCGCTGGGGAGATATTCTTTCCAGCGGCGAAAAACAACGTATCGCGCTGGCACGATTAATTTTACGACGTCCGAAATGGATATTTCTTGACGAAACTACCTCTCATCTTGAGGAACAAGAGGCTATCCGCTTACTGCGTTTAGTGCGTGAAAAACTACCCTCAAGCGGCGTCATTATGGTCACACATCAACCTGGTGTCTGGAGCCTGGCTGATGATATTTGCGACATTAGCGCGGTTTTATAAAAACAATAAAAGCCCTGCTGTACGGAGATAAAAATAAATGAAGCGAGTTCTTATTCCTGGCGTCATTTTATGTGGCGCTGATGTGGCGCAGGCCGTCGATGACAAAAATATGTACATGTCTGTTTTTGAAGAGATGACGGTCTATGCGCCTGTCCCTGTACCCGTAAACGGCAACACGCATTACACCAGTGAAAGCATCGAGCGTTTATCGACCGGGAATGGCAATATCAGCGATCTGCTGAGAACCAACCCTGCGGTACGCATGGATTCAACGCAAAGTACCTCATTGAACCAGGGAGATATTCGCCCGGAGAAAATCTCTATTCACGGTGCATCGCCCTATCAGAATGCCTATCTGATTGACGGTATAAGTGCAACTAACAACTTGAACCCGGCGAATGAGTCCGATGCCAGTAGTGCAACCAATATTAGCGGGATGTCACAGGGTTATTATCTGGATGTCAGCTTACTGGACAATGTGACACTTTATGACAGTTTTGTGCCGGTTGAATTTGGCCGCTTCAATGGCGGGGTAATTGACGCAAAGATCAAACGTTTCAATGCTGATGATAGTAGCGTGAAACTGGGTTATCGTACTACGCAGTCGGACTGGTTAACATCGCATCTCGATGAGAATAACAAAAGCGCATTTAATCAAGGTTCTTCAGGAAGTACTTATTACTCTCCAGATTTTAAAAAGAACTTTTATACTTTGGCGTTTAATCAGGAACTCGCCGATAACTTTGGCGTTACCGCCGGTTTATCCCGTCGCCAGTCTGATATTACCCGCGCGGATTATGTTTCGAATGACGGTATTGTCGCTGGTCGGGCACAGTATAAAAACGTTATCGATACTGCATTGAGCAAATTTACGTGGTTTGCCAGCGATCGTTTTACCCACGACTTAACCTTAAAATATACCGGCTCCAGTCGTGATTATAATACCAGCACCTTCCCGGAGTCTGATCGCGAAATGGGTAATAAATCCTATGGTCTGGCATGGGATATGGATACCCAGCTCGCATGGGCCAAACTGCGTACCACCGTTGGTTGGGATCATATTAGTGATTATACCCGTCACGATCATGACATCTGGTACACCGAACTTTCATGTACATATGGTGATATTTCAGGGCGTTGCACCCGTGGCGGATTAGGACACATTTCCCAGGCTGTAGATAATTACACCTTCAAAACACGCCTTGACTGGCAAAAATTCGCCGTGGGTAATGTTTCGCATCAACCCTACTTCGGCGCGGAATACATCTATTCCGATGCATGGACTGAACGCCATAACCAGTCTGAATCCTATGTGATTAATGCTGCCGGAAAGAAAACTAACCATACCATTTACCATAAAGGTAAAGGCAGCCTGGGAATAGACAATTACACGCTGTATATGGCGGATCGCATTAACTGGCGTAATGTGTCGTTAATGCCCGGCGTGCGGTATGACTATGATAACTATCTGTCAAACCACAATATCTCCCCGCGCTTTATGACGGAATGGGATATTTTTGCTGATCAAACCTCAATGATTACCGCAGGTTATAACCGTTACTATGGCGGGAATATTCTTGATATGGGATTACGTGATATCCGCAATAGCTGGACGGAATCGGTATCAGGCAATAAAACCCTGACGCGTTATCAGGATTTGAAAACGCCTTATAACGATGAACTGGCAATGGGATTGCAGCAAAAAATCGGTAAGAACGTTATTGCGCGCGCAAACTATGTTTACCGTGAAGCGCATGATCAAATCAGCAAAAGCAGTCGTACCGACAGCGCGACTAAAACCACCATTACTGAATATAACAACGACGGTAAAACCAAAACGCATTCGTTCAACCTCAGTTTTGAACTGGCCGAACCCCTGCATATCAGCCAGGTAGATATTAACCCACAAATTGTCTTTAGCTATATCAAGAGCAAGGGCAACTTGTCGTTAAACAATGGTTATGAGGAGAGCAATACCGGTGATAACCGGGTGGTTTATAACGGTAATCTGGTCTCTTACGATAGCGTTCCAGTGGCGGATTTTAATAATCCACTAAAGATCTCCTTTAACATGGATTTCACGCATCAACCGAGCGGGTTGGTGTGGGCGAATACGCTGACCTGGCAAGAAGCGCGTAAAGCTCGCATTATCCTGGGTAAGACGAATGCGCAATACATCAGCGAATATTCAGATTACAAGCAGTATGTTGACGAAAAACTGGATAGCAGCCTGACCTGGGACACCCGCTTGTCCTGGACGCCACAATTTCTTAAACAACAAAACCTGACGATTAGTGCCGATATTCTCAATGTACTGGATAGCAAAACCGCTGTTGATACAACGAATACCGGTGTGGCGACTTACGCCAGTGGCCGTACTTTCTGGCTCGATGTCAGCATGAAATTTTAATATTTCAGATTTTACTTAACCGGGTAAATTTGCCCGGTTTTTGCATGGAGATAATTATGAGACACCTCTGTTACTTACTGACGTTAGTGGCAACTCTGTTGTTCCCCGGAAAACTGTTTGCTGCCTTACCGCAGGATGAAAAGTTAATTACCGGGCAACTGGACAATGGCTTGCGATACATGATTTATCCGCATGCTCATCCAAAGGATCAGGTAAATTTATGGCTGCAAATTCATACCGGTTCATTGCAGGAAGAAGACAATGAGCGCGGTGTGGCTCATTTTGTTGAGCATATGATGTTTAATGGCACAAAAACATGGCCGGGTAATAAAGTCATCGAAACATTTGAGTCGATGGGCCTGCGTTTTGGTCGCGATGTTAATGCCTATACCAGCTATGACGAAACGGTGTACCAAGTAAGTTTGCCGACTACGCAGAAACAAAATCTGCAACAAGTGATGGCAATCTTCAGTGAATGGTGTAATGCCGCAACCTTTGAGAAACTTGAAGTAGACGCTGAACGCGGCGTAATTACTGAGGAATGGCGTGCCCATCAGGATGCGAAATGGCGTACATCTCAGGCGCGCCGCCCTTTTCTTTTGGCAAATACACGTAATTTAGACCGTGAACCTATCGGCCTGATGGATACTGTTGCCACAGTCACACCGGCACAATTGCGCCAATTTTATCAACGCTGGTATCAACCCAATAATATGACCTTTATTGTGGTCGGCGATATCGACAGTAAAGAAGCGCTGGCGCTGATAAAGGATAATTTAAGTAAGCTCCCGGCTAATAAAGCAGCTGAAAATCGCGTCTGGCCGACAAAAGCAGAAAACAATCTACGCTTT
The nucleotide sequence above comes from Escherichia coli. Encoded proteins:
- the ydeN gene encoding sulfatase-like hydrolase/transferase, with amino-acid sequence MKSALKKSVVSTSISLILASGMAAFTAHAADDVKLKATKTNVAFSDFTPTEYSTKGKPNIIVLTMDDLGYGQLPFDKGSFDPKTMENREVVDTYKIGIDKAIEAAQKSTPTLLSLMDEGVRFTNGYVAHGVSGPSRAAIMTGRAPARFGVYSNTDAQDGIPLTETFLPELFQNHGYYTAAVGKWHLSKISNVPVPEDKQTRDYHDNFTTFSAEEWQPQNRGFDYFMGFHAAGTAYYNSPSLFKNRERVPAKGYISDQLTDEAIGVVDRAKTLDQPFMLYLAYNAPHLPNDNPAPEQYQKQFNTGSQTADNYYASVYSVDQGVKRILEQLKKNGQYDNTIILFTSDNGAVIDGPLPLNGAQKGYKSQTYPGGTHTPMFMWWKGKLQPGNYDKLISAMDFYPTALDAADISIPKELKLDGVSLLPWLQDKKQGEPHKNLTWITSYSHWFDEENIPFWDNYHKFVRHQSDDYPHNPNTEDLSQFSYTVRNNDYSLVYTVENNQLGLYKLTDLQQKDNLAAANPQVVKEMQGVVREFIDKSQPPLSEVNQAKFNNIKKALSEAK
- the ydeM gene encoding anaerobic sulfatase maturase codes for the protein MHVTAKPSSFQCNLKCDYCFYLEKESQFTHEKWMDDSTLKEFIKQYIAASGNQVYFTWQGGEPTLAGLDFFRKVIHYQQRYAGQKRIFNALQTNGILLNNEWCAFLKEHEFLVGISIDGPQELHDRYRRSNSGNGTFAKVIAAIERLKSYQVEFNTLTVINNVNVHYPLEVYHFLKSIGSKHMQFIELLETGTPNIDFSGHSENTFRIIDFSVPPTAYGKFMSTIFMQWVKNDVGEIFIRQFESFVSRFLGNGHTSCIFQESCKDNLVVESNGDIYECDHFVYPQYKIGNINKSELKTMNSVQLTAQKKRISAKCQQCAYKPICNGGCPKHRITKVNNETVSYFCEGYKILFSTMVPYMNAMVELAKNRVPLYHIMDVAKQMENN
- the yddA gene encoding ABC transporter ATP-binding protein/permease; amino-acid sequence: MITIPITFCMLIAKYLCLLKPFWLRKNNKTSVLLIIIILAMILGVVKIQVWLNDWNNDFFNALSQKETDKLWQLILWFPALLGIFVLISVNKTWLIKLLTIRWREWLTDYYLNRWFADKNYYFTQIYGEHKNTDNPDQRIAEDILLLISKTLSLSFGFIQSLSMLITFTVILWQSAGTLSFTVGGTEWSIQGYMVYTVVLIVIGGTLFTHKVGKRIRPLNVEKQRSEATFRTNLVQHNKQAELIALSNAESLQRQELSENFHTIKENWHRLMNRQRWLDYWQNIYSRSLSVLPYFLLLPQFISGQINLGGLMKSRQAFMLVSNNLSWFIYKYDELAELAAVIDRLYEFHQLTEQRPTNKPKNCQHAVQVADASIRTPDNKIILENLNFHVSPGKWLLLKGYSGAGKTTLLKTLSHCWPWFKGDISSPADSWYVSQTPLLKTGLLKEIICKALPLSVDDKSLSEVLHQVGLGKLAARIHDHDRWGDILSSGEKQRIALARLILRRPKWIFLDETTSHLEEQEAIRLLRLVREKLPSSGVIMVTHQPGVWSLADDICDISAVL
- the yddB gene encoding TonB-dependent receptor plug domain-containing protein, which codes for MKRVLIPGVILCGADVAQAVDDKNMYMSVFEEMTVYAPVPVPVNGNTHYTSESIERLSTGNGNISDLLRTNPAVRMDSTQSTSLNQGDIRPEKISIHGASPYQNAYLIDGISATNNLNPANESDASSATNISGMSQGYYLDVSLLDNVTLYDSFVPVEFGRFNGGVIDAKIKRFNADDSSVKLGYRTTQSDWLTSHLDENNKSAFNQGSSGSTYYSPDFKKNFYTLAFNQELADNFGVTAGLSRRQSDITRADYVSNDGIVAGRAQYKNVIDTALSKFTWFASDRFTHDLTLKYTGSSRDYNTSTFPESDREMGNKSYGLAWDMDTQLAWAKLRTTVGWDHISDYTRHDHDIWYTELSCTYGDISGRCTRGGLGHISQAVDNYTFKTRLDWQKFAVGNVSHQPYFGAEYIYSDAWTERHNQSESYVINAAGKKTNHTIYHKGKGSLGIDNYTLYMADRINWRNVSLMPGVRYDYDNYLSNHNISPRFMTEWDIFADQTSMITAGYNRYYGGNILDMGLRDIRNSWTESVSGNKTLTRYQDLKTPYNDELAMGLQQKIGKNVIARANYVYREAHDQISKSSRTDSATKTTITEYNNDGKTKTHSFNLSFELAEPLHISQVDINPQIVFSYIKSKGNLSLNNGYEESNTGDNRVVYNGNLVSYDSVPVADFNNPLKISFNMDFTHQPSGLVWANTLTWQEARKARIILGKTNAQYISEYSDYKQYVDEKLDSSLTWDTRLSWTPQFLKQQNLTISADILNVLDSKTAVDTTNTGVATYASGRTFWLDVSMKF